A single region of the Denticeps clupeoides chromosome 18, fDenClu1.1, whole genome shotgun sequence genome encodes:
- the b4galt1l gene encoding beta-1,4-galactosyltransferase 1 → MRDTTVNFSVLNRVCKLVVLFCLLHISVTLFYYVKSMDLRHKFLQVHSQGRLGRDEQVSPTAPGVTQVAEGRNDSATAGRVAESPRVARKCPDPSPILVGPLRIEFSTAVSLDQVRRENPQLKPGGRYQPPDCIALQKVAIIIPFRNRDEHLKFWLYYLHPILRRQQLDYGVYIINQDGSATFNRAKLLNVGYMEALKEYDYDCFVFSDVDLIPMDDRNTYRCFSQPRHLSVSMDKFGFRLPYNQYFGGVSSMGKEQFLKINGFPNNYWGWGGEDDDIYNRLSSKGMSISRPSGAIGKCRMIRHDRDKQNDPNPQRFDRIAHTRETMHKDGINSLSYNVVRIEKDQLYTKITVDVGTPPK, encoded by the exons ATGCGCGACACGACGGTGAACTTCAGCGTCCTGAACAGGGTCTGCAAGCTGGTCGTGCTGTTCTGCCTGCTGCACATCTCCGTCACCCTCTTCTACTACGTGAAGTCCATGGACCTGCGACACAAGTTCCTGCAGGTCCACAGCCAAGGCCGCCTGGGGAGGGACGAGCAGGTCTCACCCACCGCGCCGGGAGTCACGCAGGTCGCCGAGGGGAGGAATGACAGCGCGACGGCCGGCCGCGTCGCGGAGTCGCCCCGAGTGGCGAGGAAGTGTCCCGACCCGTCGCCCATTCTCG TGGGTCCATTAAGGATCGAATTTTCGACGGCAGTGAGTCTTGACCAGGTCCGGAGGGAGAATCCGCAGTTGAAGCCTGGAGGGCGCTACCAGCCTCCTGACTGCATCGCTTTGCAAAAGGTGGCTATTATAATTCCCTTCCGGAACAGGGACGAGCACCTGAAGTTCTGGCTCTATTACCTGCATCCTATCCTGAGAAGACAGCAGCTCGACTACGGCGTCTACATCATCAACCAG GACGGCAGTGCGACCTTCAACCGTGCGAAGCTGCTGAACGTGGGCTATATGGAAGCCCTGAAGGAGTACGACTACGACTGCTTCGTGTTCAGTGATGTCGACCTCATCCCAATGGATGACCGCAACACGTACCGCTGCTTCAGCCAGCCCCGGCACCTCTCAGTGTCCATGGACAAGTTTGGATTCAG GCTGCCATACAATCAGTACTTTGGTGGAGTTTCATCAATGGGTAAAGAGCAGTTCCTCAAAATCAACGGCTTTCCCAACAACTACTGGGGCTGGGGTGGAGAGGACGACGATATCTACAACAG GCTGAGCTCCAAAGGAATGTCCATCTCACGACCAAGTGGAGCGATTGGGAAATGCAGGATGATTCGGCATGACCGAGACAAGCAGAACGACCCCAACCCTCAGAG GTTTGATCGTATTGCACACACACGAGAGACTATGCACAAGGATGGCATAAACTCGCTGTCCTACAACGTGGTCCGGATCGAGAAGGATCAGCTCTACACCAAAATCACAGTGGATGTGGGGACGCCCCCAAAATGA